A stretch of the Polyangiaceae bacterium genome encodes the following:
- a CDS encoding acetyl-CoA carboxylase biotin carboxylase subunit, with protein MPLSFHRVLIANRGEVAVRIARACDALGITPVFAVSEADRDAPYTRGRESVCVGGGRSAESYLDMQRVVQAAKQTRCSALHPGWGFLSENPTFAALCEAHGVTFVGPPAHVMHLMGKKTPAKRAMRAAGLTLIPGSEGVLGSLDEARRVADEVGFPVLIKAESGGGGRGMRIARGPEELEEAFTGAQREAAVAFADDRVYLERLLEGGRHVEIQIMADRYGNVCHLGERDCTVQRKHQKLIEESPSPALSSEERARTTELARRAAAAIGYVGAGTMEFLLDETGTLRFMEMNTRLQVEHPVSEMRTGIDLAVEQLRVAAGHPLSFAQSDVRFDGHAIECRINAEDPAKDFRPSPGTITRWSPPPESEHVRVDTHVCEGYKVPPYYDSLICKLIVKGKDREDARQRMLGALGALGVEGIKTTAAMHVAVLSSEAFVSGRYDNRSIPGWGSST; from the coding sequence ATGCCCCTCTCCTTTCACCGCGTGCTGATCGCCAATCGCGGCGAAGTGGCCGTGCGCATCGCGCGGGCCTGCGACGCGCTCGGCATCACGCCGGTCTTCGCGGTGAGCGAGGCCGATCGCGACGCGCCGTACACCCGCGGGCGGGAGTCGGTGTGCGTGGGAGGAGGGCGCTCCGCGGAGAGCTACCTCGACATGCAGCGCGTGGTGCAGGCGGCGAAGCAGACGCGCTGCTCGGCGCTGCACCCGGGCTGGGGCTTCTTGAGCGAGAACCCGACCTTCGCCGCGCTGTGCGAGGCCCACGGCGTGACCTTCGTGGGACCGCCGGCGCACGTCATGCACTTGATGGGCAAGAAGACCCCTGCCAAGCGAGCCATGCGTGCGGCGGGGCTGACGCTCATCCCGGGCAGCGAGGGCGTGCTCGGCAGCCTGGACGAGGCCCGCCGCGTGGCGGACGAAGTCGGCTTCCCGGTGCTGATCAAGGCCGAGAGCGGCGGCGGCGGGCGCGGTATGCGCATCGCGCGCGGGCCGGAAGAGCTGGAGGAAGCCTTCACCGGCGCCCAGCGCGAGGCGGCGGTCGCGTTCGCCGACGACCGCGTCTACCTCGAGCGCCTGCTGGAGGGCGGCCGCCACGTCGAGATCCAGATCATGGCGGACCGCTACGGCAACGTCTGCCACCTGGGCGAGCGCGACTGCACGGTGCAGCGCAAGCACCAGAAGCTGATCGAGGAGTCGCCGTCACCGGCGCTTTCATCGGAGGAACGCGCGCGCACTACCGAGCTGGCGCGGCGCGCGGCTGCCGCCATCGGCTACGTCGGCGCTGGCACCATGGAGTTCTTGCTCGACGAGACCGGCACGCTGCGCTTCATGGAGATGAACACGCGCCTCCAGGTCGAGCACCCGGTCAGCGAGATGCGCACCGGCATCGATCTGGCGGTGGAGCAGCTGCGCGTGGCCGCGGGCCACCCGCTCTCGTTCGCGCAGAGCGACGTCCGCTTCGACGGTCACGCCATCGAGTGCCGCATCAACGCCGAGGACCCCGCGAAGGACTTCCGCCCGAGCCCCGGCACCATCACCCGCTGGTCGCCTCCGCCCGAGAGCGAGCATGTGCGCGTGGACACGCACGTGTGCGAAGGCTACAAAGTGCCGCCCTACTACGACTCGCTCATCTGCAAGCTGATCGTGAAGGGCAAGGACCGCGAGGACGCGCGCCAGCGCATGCTCGGCGCGCTCGGCGCGCTCGGCGTGGAGGGCATCAAGACCACGGCGGCCATGCACGTCGCCGTGCTGTCGAGCGAGGCTTTCGTGAGCGGGCGCTACGACAATCGCAGCATTCCCGGTTGGGGATCATCCACATGA